The window TCATCGGTGAATAGCAGTCATTGTTATGATGTTTAACCAGCATGGTCCTGGGTCAATGGCAGGTTGCGTTACTGATTAAAACCAGTCTTTCCCCTGTCGAAGTCAATTAGGCCACTTCACTTGCCAAGCACATCGATTATCATTCACGTCTAAGGCAGGGCAAAAACTACGTATTGCATTCCTGAGAAAATAATGAGAATGATATCTCCGGCAAAAAGACAAGCAACAGAGACGCAAGTGAATTCGCATAAGTAAATCCTAGAGACCACATAAAGCGAAATCGGTTGCATACACAGAGAGGTGGAAATACCAGAATCATAGAACAAAAAAGCTTTCACATTGTTGACGACAAAGACATGATGAGACTGCATATACCGTAAGATGGAGGAGTTTAACTTGCTACAAACAATACTTAGGAGTGACGCAATGCTAGTTTTGGGAAGAGGAAAGCCGAGATGAATTGATGCAGAACTAAGAAGCCAGTCACCAGTCAAACTGTCAAAGAGAATATAATTGGGTTGTTTGAATATGCAATCTGTGTTTTATTTGTACAACCGTGATCGGGACAGTTCTCTGCAAGGTCTATAAGGGTATTCCCAACCAGATTGTATCTGCCTAAAGGAGCAAACTTTAACATTACAGATTGGAAGTAACATTTTCTCATACTGCAAACAGGTGCTCACAAGCATATAGTATCACTCAATAGAGATAGGCAATGCGAACAAAAGATCACAAAATCTTTTCAAAAGGCAGAGAGAAGTATAAACCATAAGGACGTCACTGAAGCACATATCCAACAAAAGGGAAGTTGATTTTTTATCATATGGTTCACAACAACCTCGTCCTAATAACAACTAACACATATGAAGAGCAAAATAGAGCTGTAACATTCCCAGATTCTTTCATTACACCAGCCACCAGCTCAAAGCCACCATTTTCACCTCGACCGTAATGTAGACAGAACCGCAGCAAAGTCGATAACAGTTCAGTCGCCCTTTCTCCTGAAGGAGGAGCCCTCCGTGAGCCTTGCACGCCCACCAGTTGGCTGGCAAAGCACCGTTTGACAGTTCCCGCACACTACAACCGTCTGCGAGTGGCTAAAGACAGTGGTTCTGCAGCACAAAATTCACCGACTTTCTCATTCAATCTCCAATAAAATTGCTCTAACGCCGAGCTCTCCAAGTAATAACACGAGAACTAATCGAAACAATGAGTCAACGACTTACATGTTGAAGCAGCCCTGGCATTTCACATCCTCCAGGAATAACACAGAAAAAAGTTGCACCAGTATCATCATTGAGGTGTACGGATAAGCAAGAAGCGAGCATGGATGTGCTGATTGCGCTAAGATCTCACCATGAAGAAGGAGTTTGGGGTCTGAACGAGCCGCTTGAGCTTGTGCTTCCTCTTCTCGAGCTCCGCCGGAGGATTGAGCAAGTCTACGTCGTTTTGGAGCACCTAAGCAAAACAAACCGCAAGAACACGGAGCGACAACAGAAGAATCAGCCACGAGTTcgggaagaagatgaagagagaAGTATTTCACCATTTCCGATCGCCGAGAAGCTCCGGTGAAGTCACGTGGCCGGACGAATCCTCTGACTGTGAGTGAGAGCAGAGCAGAGAAGGAATCTGTGAAGGGGGCTGGAGAGGGATTTAACGAACTGGATATATAGAATTTAAAGCGAAATTTATGGGCCGTCCGATCTGCGAGGACTATGAGATCTCCGCCGTCAATTGTTGCTTGTACCAGGTGTCCTCTTGTCTAGGGCAAAGCATAGATTCATGCGGggagaattttcattttgcacCCCGAAATTTGTCATAGGGACTATCCCGCCCC of the Punica granatum isolate Tunisia-2019 chromosome 6, ASM765513v2, whole genome shotgun sequence genome contains:
- the LOC116212005 gene encoding 40S ribosomal protein S27-2-like, producing MVLQNDVDLLNPPAELEKRKHKLKRLVQTPNSFFMGCFNITTVFSHSQTVVVCGNCQTVLCQPTGGRARLTEGSSFRRKGD